From a region of the Qipengyuania spongiae genome:
- a CDS encoding efflux RND transporter permease subunit: MADKQDLPMLAVKRPLLIGVLNLLIVIAGIAALLGVEVRELPNVDRPIVSVTANLPGAAPETMDSEVTSLLENAVARVSGVRQISSSSEENNSRIRVEFNPGVDLDTAASDVREAVSRTTRELPERVEQVTVVKADQDAQPIMTLAVMSNRYDQAALTQIVENDIVPELLAAEGVASIEEFGTRARQMRVSIDPARLNRFGLTITDVADALQGAPYDVPVGSFRSDAQELIVRAEASATDPALIENVVISGTTRVGDVADADFAPANATNFVRLDGQPIIGLGVVRQASSNTIEISSSIRDGVERLNERFDDLRIEVVSDDAEFIRISVEEVLITLAFTIAVVVGTMLLFFRAWRPTIVPSATIPVALVGVVAGIWMMGFSVNLLTLLALVLATGLIVDDAIVVLENAQRLQNKGFGRRAAAVIGTRQVFFAVVATTAVLVSVFVPISFLPSEAGRLFREFGFVLAVSVILSSFVALSLVPALAAKFDLTNGDGENGRLSRWGSKANAWYEDLLRRCLDRPKLVGVVSVVLAVLAGLLYSQLDNELVPDEDRGIVTVDATGPDGVGIDFMDGELDEVEQVLQPYLDEGVIESTFSIVGRYDPNRVRVTAQLSDWGERDRSQTEIVEELNEPLQEIPGSRTNARGRGTLSFGGGGEGIEVALTGADYDTIFDSAQALATAIDTQSDILSNAEISYQPTQPQLSIRVDRQRAADLGVDLDDVAQTLRAMVGGEDLVDLSIGDQAVPIFLTAKAVSVTNPSDLRNLYVRSGENALVPLSSVTVIEEQGIAAELNRTEQRRAIEVNANIAAGTPLRDAVEEIERLSTETLGPGIDMILQGDAESLEETSNDLLLTYAFALAIVFLVLVAQFESLTSALVVLLTVPFALAAAVFSLYISGVSLNIYSQIGLVMLIGLMAKNGILIVEFADQLRHQGRSVREAVEEAAAIRLRPIAMTLISTVVGALPLILASGAGSEARQSIGWVIFGGLGLAGLFTLFLTPVIYLAVARFGNPRSVDLTRLREEIDAVDEDQTMAPA; the protein is encoded by the coding sequence ATGGCCGATAAGCAGGACCTGCCGATGTTGGCGGTCAAGCGACCGCTGCTGATCGGCGTCCTCAATCTGCTCATCGTGATCGCGGGGATTGCCGCCCTGCTCGGCGTCGAGGTCCGCGAGCTTCCCAACGTCGACCGCCCGATCGTTTCGGTCACTGCGAACCTGCCCGGCGCCGCGCCGGAGACGATGGATTCGGAAGTCACCAGTCTGCTCGAAAACGCGGTCGCCCGCGTCTCCGGCGTGCGCCAGATCAGCTCGTCGAGCGAGGAGAACAATTCCCGCATCCGGGTCGAGTTCAATCCCGGCGTCGATCTCGACACCGCCGCCTCCGACGTGCGCGAGGCGGTCAGCCGCACGACCCGCGAATTGCCCGAACGGGTGGAGCAGGTCACGGTGGTCAAGGCCGACCAGGACGCGCAGCCGATCATGACTCTGGCGGTCATGTCGAACCGCTACGACCAGGCGGCGCTCACCCAGATCGTCGAGAACGACATCGTGCCCGAATTGCTGGCCGCCGAAGGGGTCGCCAGCATCGAGGAGTTCGGCACCCGCGCCCGGCAGATGCGGGTCTCGATCGATCCGGCGCGGCTCAACCGCTTCGGGCTGACCATCACCGACGTTGCCGACGCGTTGCAGGGCGCGCCCTACGACGTACCGGTAGGCTCCTTCCGCTCCGACGCGCAGGAACTGATCGTGCGGGCCGAGGCGAGCGCGACCGATCCCGCCTTGATCGAGAACGTCGTCATTTCCGGCACGACCCGCGTGGGCGACGTCGCCGATGCCGATTTCGCGCCTGCCAACGCGACCAATTTCGTGCGGCTCGACGGGCAGCCCATCATCGGCCTCGGCGTAGTGCGGCAGGCGAGCTCGAACACGATAGAGATCTCGAGCTCGATCCGCGACGGGGTCGAGCGGCTCAACGAGCGTTTCGACGATCTGCGGATCGAGGTCGTCTCCGACGATGCCGAATTCATCCGGATCTCGGTGGAGGAAGTGCTGATCACGCTCGCCTTCACCATCGCCGTGGTGGTCGGGACGATGCTGCTGTTCTTCCGCGCCTGGCGACCGACCATCGTTCCCAGCGCGACCATCCCCGTGGCGCTGGTCGGCGTGGTCGCGGGCATCTGGATGATGGGGTTCTCGGTCAATCTGCTCACCCTCTTGGCGCTGGTTCTCGCCACCGGGCTGATCGTCGACGATGCGATCGTGGTGCTGGAGAACGCGCAGCGCCTCCAGAACAAGGGGTTCGGCCGGCGCGCCGCGGCGGTGATCGGCACGCGGCAGGTGTTCTTCGCCGTGGTCGCGACCACCGCCGTGCTCGTCAGCGTGTTCGTGCCGATCAGCTTCCTCCCCTCCGAAGCCGGGCGCCTGTTCCGCGAATTCGGCTTCGTGCTGGCGGTGTCGGTCATCCTTTCGTCCTTCGTCGCGCTCTCGCTCGTCCCCGCGCTGGCGGCGAAGTTCGACCTGACGAACGGCGATGGGGAAAATGGTCGTCTGTCGCGCTGGGGGAGCAAGGCGAACGCCTGGTACGAGGATCTGCTGCGCCGCTGCCTCGACCGGCCGAAACTGGTCGGAGTGGTCTCGGTCGTTCTGGCGGTGCTGGCCGGTCTGCTTTACTCGCAACTCGACAACGAGCTGGTGCCCGACGAGGACCGCGGCATCGTCACCGTCGATGCCACCGGGCCCGACGGGGTGGGCATCGATTTCATGGACGGCGAGCTCGACGAGGTGGAGCAGGTTCTCCAGCCCTATCTCGACGAGGGCGTGATCGAGAGCACTTTTTCCATCGTCGGGCGCTACGACCCCAACCGGGTGCGGGTGACGGCGCAGCTTTCCGACTGGGGCGAGCGCGACCGCAGCCAGACCGAGATCGTCGAGGAACTGAACGAACCGCTGCAGGAGATCCCGGGATCGCGCACCAATGCGCGCGGTCGCGGAACGCTCAGCTTCGGCGGCGGGGGCGAGGGGATCGAGGTCGCTCTGACCGGCGCCGATTACGACACGATCTTCGATTCGGCGCAGGCGCTGGCCACCGCGATCGACACGCAGTCGGACATCCTCTCGAACGCCGAAATATCCTATCAGCCAACCCAGCCGCAGCTTTCGATCCGCGTGGATCGCCAACGCGCCGCCGATCTCGGCGTCGATCTCGACGACGTCGCCCAGACCCTGCGCGCCATGGTGGGCGGCGAGGACCTCGTCGATCTCAGCATCGGGGATCAGGCGGTGCCGATCTTCCTCACCGCCAAGGCCGTCAGCGTCACCAACCCATCGGACCTGCGCAACCTTTACGTCCGCAGCGGCGAGAACGCGCTGGTTCCCCTCTCGAGCGTGACGGTGATCGAGGAACAGGGCATCGCCGCCGAACTCAACCGGACCGAACAGCGCCGCGCGATCGAGGTCAACGCCAACATCGCTGCGGGAACGCCGCTGCGCGACGCGGTCGAGGAAATCGAGCGTCTGTCTACCGAAACCCTTGGTCCGGGTATCGACATGATATTGCAGGGCGATGCCGAAAGCCTTGAGGAGACGTCAAACGACCTGCTCCTGACCTACGCCTTCGCGCTGGCTATCGTGTTCCTCGTGCTGGTGGCGCAGTTCGAAAGCCTGACCAGCGCGCTGGTGGTCCTGCTGACCGTTCCCTTCGCGCTCGCGGCGGCGGTGTTCTCGCTCTACATTTCCGGCGTATCGCTCAACATCTATTCGCAGATCGGCCTCGTCATGCTGATCGGGCTGATGGCCAAGAACGGCATCCTGATCGTCGAGTTCGCCGACCAGCTGCGGCATCAGGGGCGCAGCGTGCGCGAGGCGGTGGAAGAGGCGGCGGCGATCCGCCTGCGTCCGATCGCGATGACGCTGATCTCCACCGTGGTCGGCGCCCTGCCGCTGATCCTCGCGAGCGGTGCGGGATCGGAGGCGCGCCAGTCGATCGGCTGGGTGATCTTCGGCGGGCTCGGCCTCGCCGGCCTCTTCACGCTTTTCCTGACACCGGTGATCTATCTCGCCGTCGCCCGCTTCGGCAATCCGCGCAGTGTCGACCTCACCCGCCTGCGCGAAGAGATCGACGCGGTCGACGAAGACCAGACGATGGCTCCTGCATGA
- a CDS encoding efflux RND transporter periplasmic adaptor subunit, which yields MAISNLRAIAASCTLALTIALAACSGEEAEPERAPIPVVAQNVRMMPETLEIEAIGTARAATSAEIFAESAGRVTSVLFTAGDFVREGQTLLRLDARQEQLAVDAAQVSVREADQLLGRYRRIEDTGAISESQIEAGETSLASARVALRQAQEELADRTVRAPFSGHVGLTEIDRGDQVNDTIPITRIDQRGTLFVDFPAPEAVFSNLRPGQAVAVRPFSDPSRTIDARVVTTDSRIAQESRDFVVRAAIPNADDQLRPGMSFRVVFSRAGETRPVVPEQAIVWGGEGSHIFVVRDGKAVRVPVTITARREGRVFVDGAVRRNDRVIVEGVQKVRDGQDIRLVRPRNAEPQRVRVEASAQGNRAGTNESGAGTGNGR from the coding sequence ATGGCGATTTCCAATCTTCGCGCTATCGCCGCTTCCTGCACGCTCGCGCTGACGATCGCTCTGGCCGCCTGTTCGGGCGAGGAAGCGGAACCCGAGCGCGCACCGATCCCGGTGGTAGCGCAGAATGTGCGCATGATGCCGGAAACTCTCGAGATCGAGGCGATCGGAACGGCACGCGCCGCGACCTCGGCGGAGATTTTTGCCGAAAGCGCCGGGCGAGTGACCTCCGTGCTGTTCACCGCAGGCGATTTCGTGCGCGAGGGCCAGACCCTGTTGCGGCTCGATGCGCGGCAGGAACAGCTCGCTGTCGATGCCGCCCAGGTTTCGGTTCGCGAGGCCGACCAGCTGCTGGGCCGCTATCGCCGGATCGAGGATACCGGCGCCATTTCCGAAAGCCAGATCGAAGCGGGCGAAACCTCGCTGGCCTCCGCCCGCGTCGCGCTGCGGCAGGCGCAGGAGGAACTGGCCGACCGGACCGTGCGCGCGCCTTTCTCGGGCCATGTCGGCCTGACCGAGATCGATCGGGGCGATCAGGTGAACGATACCATCCCGATCACCCGTATCGACCAGCGCGGAACGCTGTTCGTCGACTTTCCCGCGCCCGAAGCGGTGTTCAGCAATCTGCGCCCGGGCCAGGCGGTCGCGGTCCGGCCGTTCTCCGATCCCTCGCGGACCATCGATGCGCGCGTCGTGACGACGGACAGCCGGATCGCGCAGGAAAGCCGCGATTTCGTGGTACGCGCCGCGATCCCGAACGCCGATGACCAGCTTCGCCCCGGCATGAGCTTCCGCGTGGTATTCTCCCGCGCGGGCGAGACCCGTCCCGTTGTGCCCGAACAGGCGATCGTCTGGGGCGGGGAAGGGTCGCATATTTTCGTCGTGCGCGATGGCAAGGCAGTGCGCGTGCCGGTCACGATCACAGCCCGGCGCGAGGGGCGGGTGTTCGTCGACGGCGCCGTTCGGCGTAACGACCGCGTCATTGTCGAAGGCGTCCAGAAGGTCCGCGACGGGCAGGATATCCGCCTGGTCCGTCCCCGCAACGCCGAACCGCAGCGCGTGAGAGTCGAGGCTTCGGCGCAAGGCAATCGCGCGGGCACGAACGAGAGCGGAGCCGGGACCGGTAATGGCCGATAA
- the fdhD gene encoding formate dehydrogenase accessory sulfurtransferase FdhD, producing the protein MSPRRPATPFRIAWGAGDDRPAPASLAQEGPIAFEYNGLGYAVMLGSPRDLEDFATGFTWSEGLVERAGEILSIEIARLENGAIVRIDLPERRAAPLRERVRLRLVEGSCGLCGLETIEEVLRPLPRLAARPDISAPAISAALARFRDHQPLGQQTGAMHAAAFCDADGRIVAAREDVGRHNALDKLVGHLLREGISAQSGFILLSARCSCELVEKTARFGAPALVTISAASDLAVERAQEAGLTLVSLARADSGLVMNDPHGVFSA; encoded by the coding sequence ATGTCGCCGCGCCGCCCCGCCACCCCCTTCCGCATCGCCTGGGGCGCAGGAGACGATCGCCCCGCCCCGGCCTCTCTGGCGCAGGAGGGGCCCATCGCCTTCGAATACAACGGCCTCGGCTATGCGGTGATGCTCGGCAGCCCGCGCGATCTCGAGGATTTCGCGACCGGCTTCACCTGGTCGGAGGGATTGGTCGAGCGGGCGGGCGAAATCCTTTCGATCGAGATTGCCCGACTCGAAAACGGCGCGATCGTCCGCATCGATCTGCCCGAGCGCCGCGCCGCACCCTTGCGCGAACGGGTTCGGCTGCGATTGGTGGAGGGAAGTTGCGGCCTGTGCGGTCTCGAAACCATCGAGGAAGTCCTTCGCCCGCTGCCCCGCCTCGCCGCACGCCCTGACATCTCGGCGCCAGCTATATCCGCCGCGCTCGCCCGCTTTCGCGATCATCAGCCGCTGGGGCAACAGACCGGCGCGATGCACGCCGCCGCCTTCTGCGACGCCGATGGGCGGATCGTCGCCGCACGCGAGGATGTCGGGCGGCACAACGCGCTCGACAAGCTGGTGGGGCACCTGCTGCGCGAGGGCATTTCGGCGCAGAGCGGCTTCATCCTCCTCTCGGCACGCTGTTCCTGCGAACTGGTGGAAAAGACGGCGCGCTTCGGCGCACCGGCGCTCGTCACGATCTCGGCGGCCAGCGATCTGGCGGTCGAGCGGGCGCAGGAGGCCGGGCTCACGCTCGTTTCGCTGGCCCGCGCCGATAGCGGGCTGGTAATGAACGATCCGCACGGCGTGTTCTCCGCGTGA
- the mobA gene encoding molybdenum cofactor guanylyltransferase, translating into MRLLGAVLAGGMSSRFGSDKALAVLDRTTLLDRVHVALAGQCDAVCVVGRGVVADWPRAGLGPLGGLAGALRHARTRGFDEVLTSAVDIPDLPPDLAEQLGPGPAFVADQPVVGRWRTADLPLLETILRSDGGRSMQRFARICSARSVALHAPLANINTPRDLANFAR; encoded by the coding sequence GTGAGGTTGCTGGGTGCCGTTCTCGCGGGCGGAATGTCTTCGCGCTTCGGCAGCGACAAGGCGCTTGCCGTGCTGGATCGGACCACTCTCCTCGACCGGGTTCACGTGGCGCTCGCCGGCCAGTGCGATGCGGTCTGCGTCGTCGGGCGGGGCGTGGTCGCGGACTGGCCGCGTGCGGGGCTTGGTCCATTGGGAGGGCTCGCCGGCGCCTTGCGACATGCGCGAACCAGAGGTTTCGACGAGGTTCTGACGAGCGCGGTCGACATTCCCGACCTTCCGCCGGACCTTGCGGAGCAGCTCGGGCCCGGGCCCGCCTTCGTTGCCGACCAGCCGGTAGTCGGCCGCTGGCGGACGGCCGACCTTCCGCTTCTCGAAACGATCCTCAGGAGCGACGGTGGCCGCTCGATGCAACGCTTTGCCCGCATCTGCTCGGCCCGGTCGGTCGCGCTGCACGCGCCGCTCGCCAACATCAACACGCCCCGGGACCTTGCCAATTTCGCGCGATGA
- a CDS encoding FdhF/YdeP family oxidoreductase: MPDDLPTPKRYDGPVGGWGSLEGITRVELNAKASPSAMLTLRDQNKPGGYMCSSCAWTKPEDPHAFEFCENGAKATLWDLTRDRCTPDVITRHTVSELRGMGDYALEKLGRLTEPMRYNAATDRYEAVPWDQAFAQIGAKLRELDPKSTTFYASGKAALEPSYLYALFARAYGHNNLPDSSNMCHETTSVGLKKVIGSPVGTCQMDDFDHVDVIFYMGQNPGTNSPRILHTLKSAVQRGCKIIVFNPLKEKGLREFVDPQNPVQMTVGAPTRIDHMYCQVRPGGDLAALMGVCKRVIERDREAREAGLPDVLDRDFLERHTTGFDAFIATLEATDWADLERASGLSRAEMEVAGEYYAEAENVMGIYGMGLTQHVHGSQSIGMLVNLLLLRGNIGRKGAGCSPIRGHSNVQGQRTVGITEKTELAPVEKYRELFDLETPQEDGHNTVAFLEGVLDGSNKGFIGLGGNLANAVPDHERVHEAWREMELTVHVATRLNTTHCLPGKSSWILPCLVRAEEDEQVSGNQWVSIEDSFSHIYGSRAYRTPASPHLKSETAIVCGLAKATLGDSHPKLTWDEWQADYSRIRDCIAATYPDEFHDMNARMNKAGGFYRGNAARERIWKTDSGKAEFTDPTTLNACGIGDAAGRYHLVTLRSNDQFNTTVYGHEDRLRGLSGSRMIVLMRPEDIREAGLREGERVDLVTDTDGDHADEPERRVRSLKVVPYDLPADTLAGYFPELNPLVPLWYHEELSQTPASKGIPVRIAKA, encoded by the coding sequence ATGCCGGACGATCTGCCCACTCCGAAGCGATATGATGGCCCAGTGGGAGGATGGGGCTCGCTCGAAGGCATCACCCGCGTCGAGTTGAACGCCAAGGCCTCGCCCAGCGCGATGCTGACGCTGAGGGACCAGAACAAGCCGGGCGGCTACATGTGCTCCTCCTGCGCATGGACCAAACCGGAAGACCCGCACGCCTTCGAATTCTGCGAGAACGGTGCGAAGGCGACTCTGTGGGACCTCACCCGCGATCGCTGCACGCCCGATGTCATCACCCGCCACACCGTCTCCGAATTGCGCGGAATGGGGGACTACGCTCTCGAGAAACTCGGCCGGTTGACCGAACCGATGCGCTACAATGCCGCGACCGATCGCTACGAAGCCGTGCCGTGGGACCAGGCTTTTGCACAAATAGGCGCGAAACTGCGCGAATTGGACCCCAAATCGACCACTTTCTACGCGAGTGGCAAGGCCGCGCTGGAGCCGTCCTACCTCTACGCCTTGTTCGCGCGCGCCTATGGACACAACAATCTGCCCGACAGTTCGAACATGTGCCACGAGACCACCTCGGTCGGCCTCAAGAAGGTCATCGGCTCGCCGGTCGGCACGTGCCAGATGGACGATTTCGACCATGTCGACGTGATCTTCTACATGGGCCAGAACCCCGGCACCAACTCGCCGCGCATCCTCCACACGCTGAAATCCGCCGTGCAGCGCGGCTGCAAGATCATCGTCTTCAACCCATTGAAAGAGAAAGGCCTGCGCGAGTTCGTCGATCCGCAGAACCCGGTTCAGATGACCGTCGGCGCGCCGACCCGGATCGACCACATGTACTGCCAGGTCCGCCCCGGCGGCGATCTCGCCGCGCTGATGGGCGTGTGCAAGCGCGTGATCGAGCGCGATCGCGAGGCGCGCGAGGCCGGCCTTCCGGATGTCCTCGATCGGGATTTTCTCGAACGGCACACCACCGGCTTCGACGCCTTCATTGCCACGCTGGAAGCGACCGACTGGGCCGATCTCGAACGCGCCAGCGGCCTCAGCCGGGCCGAGATGGAGGTCGCCGGCGAATATTACGCCGAGGCCGAAAACGTCATGGGCATCTACGGCATGGGCCTCACCCAGCATGTCCACGGCTCGCAATCGATCGGGATGCTGGTCAATCTGCTGCTGTTGCGAGGTAATATCGGGCGCAAGGGCGCTGGCTGCTCGCCCATCCGCGGCCATTCCAATGTCCAAGGCCAGCGCACCGTCGGCATTACCGAGAAGACCGAGCTCGCCCCGGTCGAGAAATACCGCGAGCTGTTCGACCTCGAAACACCCCAGGAGGACGGCCACAACACGGTCGCCTTTCTCGAAGGCGTGCTGGACGGATCGAACAAGGGCTTCATCGGGCTCGGCGGAAATCTCGCTAACGCGGTGCCCGATCACGAGCGCGTGCACGAGGCATGGCGGGAGATGGAACTGACAGTCCACGTCGCCACCCGCCTCAACACCACCCACTGCCTGCCGGGCAAGTCGAGCTGGATCCTGCCTTGCCTCGTGCGAGCCGAGGAAGACGAACAGGTCAGCGGCAACCAGTGGGTCAGCATCGAGGACAGCTTCAGCCACATCTACGGCAGCCGCGCCTATCGCACGCCCGCCAGCCCGCATTTGAAGAGCGAGACGGCGATCGTCTGCGGCCTTGCCAAGGCGACGCTGGGGGACAGCCATCCCAAGCTGACCTGGGACGAATGGCAAGCGGACTATTCGCGCATTCGCGACTGTATCGCCGCCACCTATCCCGACGAATTCCACGACATGAACGCGCGGATGAACAAAGCGGGCGGCTTTTATCGCGGTAACGCGGCGCGCGAACGCATCTGGAAGACCGACAGCGGCAAGGCCGAGTTCACCGACCCGACCACGCTCAACGCGTGCGGGATCGGCGATGCGGCAGGGCGCTACCACCTGGTGACGCTGCGCTCGAACGATCAGTTCAACACCACGGTCTACGGCCACGAGGATCGCCTGCGCGGCCTTTCCGGCAGCCGGATGATCGTATTGATGCGGCCCGAAGACATCCGCGAAGCCGGGCTTCGCGAAGGCGAGCGCGTGGACCTGGTCACCGATACGGACGGGGACCATGCGGACGAGCCGGAGCGTAGGGTCCGATCTCTGAAAGTCGTTCCCTACGATCTGCCGGCAGACACGCTGGCGGGCTATTTCCCCGAACTCAACCCCCTCGTGCCGCTATGGTATCACGAAGAATTGTCGCAGACCCCGGCGAGCAAAGGGATTCCGGTGCGGATCGCCAAGGCGTGA
- a CDS encoding siderophore-interacting protein, protein MLRVTLGGPGLVGFPSGQKGGYVKLMLPPPEGRQKPTVRTYTIRDQRSEELDIDFAMHADDGGEVGPATRWALTAQPGDRIEVGGPGAAKPLPSGFDHYLVAGDMTALPAISANLEAFSADASGFVVLEVQDDADRQDLVVPSGFEIRWLVNPQPGARPDLLEQALREFGWPGERTYAWAACEFSGMARLRTYLRKERGLGPSEFYLSSYWKSGLAEEAHKIAKREDAEANAVLDTPLSAAS, encoded by the coding sequence ATGCTGCGAGTGACGCTTGGCGGGCCGGGACTGGTCGGCTTTCCGTCCGGGCAGAAGGGTGGCTACGTCAAGCTCATGCTTCCTCCGCCAGAGGGCCGGCAGAAGCCGACGGTCCGCACCTATACCATCCGCGATCAGCGCTCTGAGGAACTGGACATCGATTTCGCCATGCACGCCGATGACGGTGGCGAGGTGGGGCCGGCAACGCGCTGGGCTCTGACCGCGCAGCCCGGTGACCGCATCGAAGTGGGCGGGCCCGGAGCCGCCAAGCCGCTGCCCTCCGGCTTCGATCACTATCTCGTGGCCGGAGACATGACCGCCCTCCCGGCGATTTCGGCAAACCTCGAGGCTTTTTCTGCCGATGCCAGCGGCTTCGTCGTTCTCGAGGTTCAGGACGATGCGGATCGTCAAGACCTCGTCGTGCCTTCGGGCTTCGAGATCCGCTGGCTGGTCAATCCACAGCCCGGCGCGCGGCCGGACCTTCTGGAACAGGCCTTGCGCGAGTTCGGCTGGCCGGGCGAGCGAACCTACGCCTGGGCTGCCTGCGAGTTTTCCGGAATGGCGCGCCTGCGGACCTATCTGCGCAAGGAGCGTGGTCTTGGCCCTTCGGAGTTCTACCTTTCAAGCTACTGGAAGAGCGGTCTGGCCGAGGAAGCGCACAAGATCGCCAAACGCGAGGATGCCGAAGCCAACGCCGTCCTCGACACGCCGCTGTCGGCCGCCAGCTAG
- a CDS encoding cytochrome c oxidase assembly protein, producing MHGTSHSWTPYCGVAPVPADWLQSWNGDPFLIMAMTAGLGLGLKLAPREKGTHLATFGVALILFVTPLCALGSALFTVRAIHHVALALILAPLLATSFDLKTRIGPSSLSLLTGIQAIVFWFWHAPPLYSAALSNSMVFWIMQLSLIGTAALWWASMRQAQAPAAVAATLATMVQMGALGALLTFAGRAFYAPHFATTQAWGWTPLEDQQIAGLIMWAPASAAYLLIALAILYRSMQPAYAR from the coding sequence ATGCACGGCACCTCGCATTCCTGGACGCCTTATTGCGGTGTCGCGCCGGTTCCTGCCGACTGGCTGCAAAGCTGGAACGGTGATCCCTTCCTGATCATGGCGATGACCGCAGGTCTTGGACTGGGTCTGAAGCTTGCGCCGCGCGAAAAGGGAACTCATCTCGCCACTTTCGGCGTCGCTCTGATCCTGTTCGTCACGCCGCTTTGCGCGCTTGGCTCGGCGCTCTTTACCGTGCGCGCCATTCATCACGTCGCACTGGCGCTCATCCTCGCTCCGCTTCTCGCGACCTCTTTCGATCTTAAGACGCGCATCGGGCCATCGTCGCTGAGCTTGCTGACCGGCATTCAGGCGATCGTCTTCTGGTTCTGGCATGCGCCGCCACTTTATTCCGCCGCCTTGTCGAACAGTATGGTCTTCTGGATCATGCAGTTAAGCCTGATCGGCACCGCCGCGCTCTGGTGGGCGTCCATGCGTCAGGCGCAGGCCCCGGCGGCTGTGGCGGCAACTCTGGCGACGATGGTGCAGATGGGGGCGCTCGGCGCCTTGCTGACCTTCGCCGGGCGCGCTTTCTATGCCCCGCATTTCGCAACGACGCAGGCCTGGGGCTGGACTCCGCTCGAAGACCAGCAGATCGCCGGGCTGATCATGTGGGCTCCGGCATCGGCCGCCTATCTCCTGATCGCACTCGCCATCCTCTATCGATCGATGCAACCGGCCTACGCGCGGTGA
- a CDS encoding cytochrome b, which translates to MKPWVQQWREWSVSYRERGKYTPVGVAFHWIMAAVVMWQLVTGWLMQRYLVGPDKLDAYALHSEVGLTLLVLGTLRLLWRLIVPGPINDADRQGWRTTVAHAIHAIFYALFTLLPLSGWAMWSAIQPGRELRLAGIVEVPAMPFQDMSPEWQFWILDVAEDVHVTCVVLLALLVPAHALAAIKHHYWDRDDVFEGMMPEVPDTHWHPGGPNYSRPGDPSPSSSEAG; encoded by the coding sequence GTGAAGCCTTGGGTTCAGCAGTGGCGGGAATGGTCGGTCAGCTATCGTGAGCGGGGAAAATACACACCCGTCGGCGTAGCCTTCCACTGGATCATGGCAGCCGTCGTGATGTGGCAACTGGTCACCGGATGGCTGATGCAGCGCTATCTGGTCGGGCCGGACAAGCTGGATGCCTATGCCTTGCACTCCGAAGTCGGACTGACGCTGCTGGTACTGGGCACCCTGCGTCTGCTCTGGCGGCTGATCGTACCCGGTCCGATCAATGATGCGGACAGGCAGGGCTGGCGAACGACCGTCGCGCATGCGATCCACGCGATCTTCTACGCGCTGTTCACGTTGTTGCCGCTTTCGGGCTGGGCGATGTGGTCGGCGATCCAGCCTGGACGCGAGCTTCGCCTGGCGGGTATCGTGGAGGTTCCGGCGATGCCGTTTCAGGACATGTCGCCCGAATGGCAGTTCTGGATCCTCGATGTCGCCGAAGATGTGCATGTCACCTGCGTCGTGCTGCTCGCCTTGCTCGTCCCGGCCCACGCTCTGGCGGCGATCAAGCACCATTATTGGGACCGCGACGACGTGTTCGAGGGCATGATGCCCGAGGTTCCGGATACCCACTGGCACCCGGGAGGGCCGAACTATAGCCGGCCAGGCGATCCATCTCCGTCTTCGTCAGAAGCTGGCTGA
- a CDS encoding c-type cytochrome: MNVADNLRILPATSGAMDWFPLWGNVNVLHTCRSIGLPILLIASVAGCKQPPASRYTPDTESARRGRDAIERVGCAACHEIPGIHWPQGRTGPSLVGFDDFGPIAGSLPNTPENLAAFVRNAPAAKPGSTMPAMPLSEDEARDVAAYLYGLDDE; this comes from the coding sequence ATGAACGTCGCGGACAATTTGCGCATCCTGCCCGCAACCTCCGGCGCGATGGACTGGTTCCCGTTGTGGGGGAACGTGAACGTCCTGCACACGTGCCGGTCCATCGGGCTGCCGATCCTTCTGATCGCAAGCGTGGCGGGCTGCAAGCAACCTCCCGCATCGCGCTACACGCCAGATACGGAAAGTGCCCGGCGGGGGAGGGATGCCATCGAGCGCGTGGGTTGCGCCGCCTGCCACGAAATTCCCGGCATCCACTGGCCACAGGGCCGAACCGGTCCCTCGCTGGTCGGTTTTGACGATTTCGGGCCCATTGCCGGCTCGCTGCCGAACACGCCCGAAAACCTCGCCGCCTTCGTCCGCAATGCGCCCGCTGCCAAGCCCGGATCCACCATGCCCGCAATGCCGCTGAGCGAAGATGAGGCTCGCGATGTCGCGGCGTATCTCTATGGTCTCGACGATGAGTAG